GCGGGCGGCACGCCGCTGCCGCTGGTTAAGGCGGGACAGAAGGTGCTCAAGGGCGAACGCATCGGCGCGCCCGAGGGCAGCTTTTCCGCCGCCATCCACGCCCCCACCTCGGGGACCGTCCTGTCGATCGAACACCGCATGCTGCCGCATCCCTCGGGCCTGTCGGCGCCCTGCGTGGTGATCGAGCCGGACGGCGAGGAGCGCTGGATCGAGCGCGTGCCGGCAAACTACGCGGCGGAATCCCCGGACGCCCTGCGCGACCTGCTGCGCGACTCGGGCATCGTCGGCCTCGGCGGCGCCACCTTCCCCAGCCACCTCAAGCTGAAGCCGGGCGCTTCCGGCCGCATCGGCAACCTGATCGTCAACGGCGCCGAATGCGAGCCGTGGATCACGTGCGACGACCTGCTGATGCGCGAGCGGGCCGGGGACATCGTGCGCGGCATCGCCATCCTCCGCCACATCGCCTCGGCGGAGCGCGTGCTGATCGGCATCGAGGACAACAAGCCGCAGGCCATCGCCGCCATGCGCGCCGCAACCGCCCGATCGGAAGGCATCGAAGTCGTGCCGGTGCCGACGCGCTACCCGGCCGGCGGCGAGAAGCAGCTGATCCGCGTGCTCACCGGCATCGAGATACCCTACGGCCGCATCGGCCCCGAGTTCGGCGTGCAATGCTTCAATGTCGGCACCGCCTGGAGCGTGCACCGCGCCGTCGAACTGGGCGAACCGCTCGTCTCGCGCATCGTCACGCTCACCGGCAACGTCGAACGGCCGGGGAATTTCGAAGTGCTGATCGGCACGCCGATCGACGACCTGCTCGCGCTGGTCGGGCCAAAAGGCGATACCGATCGCTACGTCATGGGCGGCCCGATGATGGGCTTCACCCTGCCGCGCACCGACCTGCCGGTCACCAAGGCGGCCAACTGCATCCTCGCCGCCAGTCCGGCGCTGTTTCCGCCGCCGGGCCAGGAAATGCCCTGCATTCGCTGCGGCGCCTGCACCCGCGCCTGCCCGGCCGAGCTGCAGCCGCACGAGCTGTACTGGTTCTCGCGCGCGAAGAACTTCGGCAAGGCGCAGGAATACCACATCTTCGACTGCATCGAATGCGGCTGCTGCGCCTACGTCTGCCCCTCGAACATCCGCCTGGTGGACTACTATCGCTTCGCCAAGACCTCGATGCGCGCGCTGGAACGCGAGAAGAACGCCTCCGACGCGGCGCGCCTGCGCTTCGAATTCCGCAATTTCCGCACCGAGCGCGAACAGAAGGAAAAGGCCGAGCGCCTCGCCGCCAAGACCGCCGCCGCCCGGCAGGCCATCGCCGGCGGCGAGAAGCCGGCCGCCGCCGCGCCATCTCCGGCCGCGGCGGAACAAACGCCGGCGTTGCCGCATCTGGACGAAGCCAAGAAGGCATTGATCGCCGCGGCCGTCGAACGCGCCCGCGCGCAGAAGGAAGGCGTGCAGCCGAAGAACACCGACAACCTGGCACCGGAAAAACAGGCCGAGATCCGCGAGATCGAGGCGCGCCGCGCCAAGGTGCGCGAGATCGCCAAGACCCCCCCCGAGGAACCGGTATAAAAAATGAACGGCACCTCCCCCCATCTGCATTTGCCCATCAGCGTCCGGCTCATCATGTTCAAGGTGCTGGCCGCCCTCGTGCCCGGCATCGCGGTCTACGTCTGGTTCTTCGGCGCGGCCATCCTCGTACAGATCGCCCTGGCGTCCGCCGCGGCGCTGGCCGGCGAGGCGGCCATGCTCAGGCTGCGCGGCAAGCCGGTCGGCCTGTTCCTCTCCGACGGCAGCGCCCTGGTGACGGCCTGGCTGATCGCACTGACCTTCCCGCCCATCGCGCCATGGTGGCTCACCGTCTCGGCCACCCTGTTCGCCATCGTCGTCGCCAAGCACCTCTACGGCGGCCTCGGCCAGAACCCCTTCAACCCGGCGATGGTCGCCTTCTGCGTCTCGATCATCGCCTTCCCGGCCCTGATGTCGAAGTGGCCGGCGGTCGGATTCACCGATTTCTCCGCGCAGATGGCCGTCGTCTTCCAAAGTCAGTCCGCGCAGGACGCCGTGACGATGGCCACGCCCCTCGACGCCCTGCGCACCCAGTTGCACGTACCGGAGGCGCGCGCCACCGTGGCCGGCGTGCTCGGCTCGCACGCCAGCTTCGGCAACATCGGCGGCAAGGGCTGGGAGTGGATCGCGCTGGCCTACCTTCTCGGCGGCCTCTGGCTGCTGCAGCAGCGCGTCATCACCTGGCACGTGCCGGTCGCCTTCCTCGGCGTGCTGGCGCTGATCGCCGGCGGCTTCAGCCTGGCCAACCCGGACCGCTATGCCGGCCCGGTCTTCCACGTCGTCACCGGCGGCGCCATGCTGGGTGCCTTCTTCATCCTCACCGATCCGGTGTCCGGCGCGACGACGCCGCGCGGCAAGCTGATCTTCGCCGCCGGGGTGGCCCTCCTCGCCTGGATCATCCGCACCTTCGGCGCCTACCCCGACGGCATGGCCTTCGGCGTGCTGCTGATGAACCTGTGCGTGCCGCTGATCGACATGGGCACCCAGCCGCCGGTGTTCGGGCACAAGGACGAGCAGAAGGGCGGAACGCCATGACCGAGCGGAATGCCGCCCGCGCCTCCCTGCGCACCGCCGCCATCCTGACGGTATTCACCGCGGTGTTCACCACGCTCATGGCGGCGACCTACAAGGCCACCAAGCCGGCCATCGACGCCAGCGCCGAGGCGGAGAAGATGAAACTGGTGGGCGAGGTCCTGCCCGCCGCCCTCTACGACAATGCGCTGCTGGCAGACTGGGTCGACGTCGCGCCGCGCGCCGGGCTCGGCCTCGCCGCGCAGGACGACCCGGTACGCCTGTTCCGCGCGCGCAAGGCCGGCGCGCCGGCGGCCCTGGTGTTCGAGGCGGTGGCGCCGGACGGCTACGGCGGCCGCATCCGCCTGCTCGTGGCCGTCGGCGCCGACGACCGCGTGATCGGCGTGCGCGTGGTCAGCCACAAGGAGACGCCGGGGCTGGGCGACTACATCGACCCGAAGAAGGACCGCAACAAGGCCTCGCCCTGGATACGCCAGTTCGATGCCAGGGGCTTCGGCGAGGTGGCCGCGGCCGACTGGAAGGTGAGCAAGGACGGCGGCCGCTTCGACGCCCGCACCGGCGCCACCATCAGCGCCCGCGCCGTCACCAACGCGGTGCGCCGCGCCCTGCAGTTCGCCGCCGGCCACCGCGACAGCCTCTACGCACTTCCGGCACAATCGAAGCTGGAGGAGGAAGGCAAACCATGAGCACATTCCGCGACATCGCCCACAACGGCATCTGGAAGCAGAACACCAGCCTGGTGCAGCTGCTCGGCCTCTGTCCGCTGCTCGCCGTCAGCACCTCTTTCGTGAATGGCGTCAGCCTGGGACTGGCCACCATACTCGTCATGGCGCTGGCGAGCGGCGTGGTGGCCAGCGTGCGCAGCTTCATCCCGCACGAGATCCGCATCCCGGTGTTCATCCTCATCATCGCCGCCCTGGTGACGATGGTGGACCTCGCCATGAACGCCTGGCTGCACGAGCTGTATCTGGTGCTCGGCATCTTCATCCCGCTCATCGTGGTTAACTGCATCGTGCTGGCCCGCGTCGAGGCCTTCGCCGCCAAGAACACGCCGCTGGTCGCCGCCTGGGACGGCGCCATGATGGGCGTCGGCATGGTGGTGGCCATCGCCGTGCTGGGCGGCCTGCGCGAGATCATCGGCACCGGCTTGCTGTTCACCGGCATCGAGATGGTGATTCCCGGCACGCGCGCCCTGCAGCTGCTGCCGGCGGATTACCCCGGCTTCCTGGTCGCCATCCTGCCGCCCGGCGCCTTCCTCGTCCTCGGCTTCATGGTCGCCGGACGCAACTGGCTGGACGCCCGCGCCGAGCAACGCGCCCGCCTGGCGGCGCCCGCCCAGGCTGCCGCCTGAATGCCGCGATGAGCCCGAAGAAAATCCGCACGATCTTCGAGCGCTTCGCGCAGGCCAATCCCGCCCCGACTACCGAACTCGAATACAAGACGCCCTACCAGCTGCTGGTGGCGGTGATCCTCTCCGCGCAGGCCACCGACAAGAGCGTAAACCTCGCCACGCGCGAGCTGTTCAAGGCGGCCGGCACGCCGCAGAAGATGGCGCGCCTCGGCGAGGCGGGGCTGACGCCCTACATCAGCCGCATCGGCCTCTACAAGTCGAAGGCGAAGAACGTCGCCGCCATGTCGCAGATCCTGCTCGACCGGTACGGCGGCGAGGTGCCGCACGACCGCGCCGCGCTGGAGGCGCTGCCCGGGGTCGGCCGCAAGACCGCCAACGTGGTGCTGAACACCCTCTTCGGCGAACCGGCCATCGCCGTGGACACCCACGTCTTCCGCCTGTCCAACCGCAGCCGCCTCGCCCCCGGCAAGGACGTGCGCGAGGTGGAGGAGAAACTGCTCAAGGCCGTCCCCGCCGAATTCCGCCACAACGCCCACCACTGGCTGATCCTGCACGGCCGCTACGTCTGCAAGGCCCTGAAGCCGGACTGCCCGCACTGCCTCATCAACGACCTGTGCGAATGGCCGGAGAAAACCGCGGGATGATCGCTACAGCCTTGGCCTCGGCCGACAAGGCCGACCCGGAACTGGCCGCCGATGTCGTGCGCGCGGCGCTCGCCCGCGCCGGCGCCGGCATCGCCCGCAGCGTGCTGCTCTTCCTCAGCACGGACTTCGTGCACCAGGCCCACGCCGCCGTGCTGGCCGCCTCGCGCGCCGCGCACTGCCTGCAGGTGACCGGCTGCACCGCGCCGGGCGTGCTCACCGAGGAGGACTGGGTGCTCGACCGCCCTGCCGCCTGCGCCATGGTCTTCGGCGGCGACTGCGGACTGGCGGCGCATCCCGAGGCGGGCGCCCCGCTGCTCAGCCTGGCCACGCCGGCCACGGCCGTCCGCGGCTGGCTGTCGAACGGCGGAGAACGCTATGGCCTGCTGTCGACCGACAACAGCGCGCACGGCGCCGGGCGCATCTGGTGCCACGGCAAGATGGCCGTCGACGGACGCTGCGAAACGGCCATCGCCGGTGCCCGCGCCGCCATCGGCGTCTCGCGCGGCATGCGCATCCTCGGCGAGCCGCGCCCGGTAACCTGCAACGGCCGCGACGTGCTGAAAGCCGGAGAACATCCCGCGCTCAATGCGCTGCTGCGCGAGCTGCCCCTGGAGATGCGGGAAATGGAGAAGCTGCCCTTCCACCTCCTGGCGGCCGGCATCGTCAAGGGCCGGCCGGAAGGCGCCATCGAGGAAGGCCGCTTCACCCTGGTGCCGATCATCGCCGCCAGCCACGACGAGCGCTCGGTCACGCTGACGCTGCCGCTGGACGACGGCGACCGGGTTTTCTGGGCGATGCGGCAGGGCCTGGCGGCGGAAAGCGACATGCGGCGCCTCGCCGAGGATCTGTCGGGAAAGCTCGGTGCGGCGCCGGACTTCGGCCTGCTCTTCTCCTGCCTCGGCCGCGGCCCCTACTTCTTCGGCGGCGAGGACCGCGACCTGGCGGTAGTCAGGGAGCGCTTCCCGGGGATGCCGCTGATCGGCGCCTACGGCGGCGGCCAGATCGCGCCGCTCATCGACGGCAACGAGCAGGTTCACAACGCCGCCGTGCTTTCGCTCTTCGCCGCCGATGTTTAATCCCAGCCGGGACCAGGCCCGCCGCTTCTTCATCGAAGCCTGGCGCAAGCACCGGGCGAAGGAAGTCGTTTCGCCCCTCGAAGACGCGGCGATCCGTCTCGTCGCCCAGCATCCCGAATACCACGGGCTGCTCGACGACGGCGAGGCCGCGCTGGCGCGCGAGTGGACGCCGGAGTCCGGCGAAGCCAACCCTTTCCTGCACCTCTCGCTGCACCTGGCCATCGAGGAGCAGCTCTCCATCGACCAGCCGCCCGGCCTGCGCGCCGCCTTCGAGGCGCTGCTCGCCCGCAGCGGCGACCGCCACGCCGCCCTGCACGGCGTGCTGGAATGCCTCGGCGAGGCGATGTGGCGTGCGCAGAAAAGTCAGTCTCCGCCGGACGGCGAAGCCTACGTGGAATGCGTCAGGCGGAAGGCCGGATCCCTCAGGTAGAGCGATACGCCTGGATCTCGCGCAGGTCCACCGCCAGGCCGCGCGCCAGGTCGTCGATGTCGTCCTCGAACCAGCCGAGATGGCCCAGCGCCGCCTCCTTGTTGTTTTCCCACTCGGCGTCGTCGGGATAGTTGAGGAAGCGCGCGACGATGTGCTCGGAGACCAGGCGGATCGCCACCAGCAGGCAGACGTCCGGCGTAGCATGCTTGCGCGGCGTCGTGAAGATCGACGGTTCGTGGTGATAGCGGATGGCCCACACGACCTGCTCGGGCAGATACCAGCTGCGCGCCAGCAGCGCGCCGACGACGACGTGGTTGGTAGGATGGTGCTCGTCCTCGATCGCCGTCACCGGCAGCGTCGAGGCATTGGCCCGCATCATCGTCTGGATGTAGTCGGGAAATTTTTGCGTCAGGATGGCGATGCCGGCATCGTGGAAGAGGCCGAAGGTGTAGGCATCGTCGGTCGACACGCCAGGCAGGCGGCCGGCCAGGTAGGCCGACACCACGGCGTTGTAGTTGGAGCGCTCCCAGAAGCGCTCCAGCGGCGGCGCGCCCGGCCCGCCCAGGCTCTGCCTGAGCACGACGCCATAGACGATCTTCAGCAGGTTGCGCAGACCCAGCACCGCCACCGCCTGCTGCACCGACTGCACCTTGCGGCGCAGGGCGAAGAACGGCGAATTGGCCGACTTCAGCACGGCGGCGGCAAGCGCCACGTCGCCCGTGATCAGCCGCGAGATGCGGATGAAGTCGATATCCTCGCGCCGGGCCTCCTCGAGCAGCTCGGCAATGATCTCCGGGCAGGGCGGCACGGAAATTTCCTTCAGCGTCTCGACCGCCGCTTCGTCGGTGAGGTCGGCATCGAAGAAATCCGCGTGCTCCATCGTCGCTCCTGTCTCGGAAGGGAATCTGCATTGTATCGAAAAACGCCTGCGGAACGCCCCCGCGGCTGTGGATAAACCGCAGTCCCAGCATCTATAATTGCCTCTTCATCCCTACGGATTTTCATCATGCGCTTCGAAGGCTCCACCGATTACGTCGCCACGCCGGACCTCATGCTGGCCGTCAACGCCGCCATCACCCTGCAGCGCCCGCTGCTCGTCAAGGGTGAGCCGGGCACCGGCAAGACCATGCTGGCCGAAACCGTCGCCGAGGCGCTCGGCCTGCCGCTCCTGCAATGGCACATCAAGTCCACCACCAAGGCGCAGCAGGGCCTCTACGAATACGACGCCGTCTCGCGCCTGCGCGACTCCCAGCTCGGCGGCGAGCACGGCAGCCGCGTCCACGACATCTCCAACTACATCGTCAAGGGCGTGCTGTGGCAGGCCTTCAGCGCCGAGACGCCGACGGTGATCCTCATCGACGAGATCGACAAGGCCGACATCGAATTCCCCAACGACCTGCTGCGCGAGCTCGATCGCATGGAATTCTATGTGTACGAGACGCGCGAGCTGATCAAGGCCAGGAATCGGCCCATCGTCTTCATCACCAGCAACAACGAGAAGGAGCTGCCCGACGCCTTCCTGCGCCGCTGCTTCTTCCACTACATCAAGTTTCCCGACAAGGAGACGATGCAGAGCATCATCGACGTGCACTTCCCCGGCCTGAAGCAGGCGCTGATCCGCGAGGCGCTGGAGGTCTTCTTCGAGCTGCGCGAGATACCCGGCCTGAAGAAGAAGCCTTCCACCTCGGAGCTGCTCGACTGGCTGAAACTCCTCGTCGCCGAGGACATTCCGCCCGAGGCGCTGCGCGCCAAGGACCAGAAGGCGGCCATCCCGCCGCTGCACGGCGCGCTGCTGAAGAACGAGCAAGACGTGCACCTCTTCGAGCGCCTCGTCTACATGGCGCGACAGAATCGCTGACAAGCGGTCGAAATGCGCCTGCTCCTTCTCCTGGCCGCCCTGCTGCCGCTGCCCGCGGGCGCGCTGGAGAAGGTCGCGCTTCAGCTGAAATGGAAGCACCAGTTCCAGTTCGCCGGCTACTACGCGGCGATTGAAAAGGGCTACTACCGCAATGCCGGCCTGGAGGTCGACATCCGCGAGGCCGGCCCGGAAACCGACCCGGTCAAGGAAGTCCTCGAGGGCCGCGCCCAGTTCGGCGTCTCCAATTCGGCGCTGCTCCTGGCCCGCGCCCAAGGCAAGCCGGTGGTGGCGCTGGCCGTCATCTTCCAGCACTCGCCCTTCATCCTCGCCGCCCGCCGCGACGCGAGCATCCGCACCGTGCACGACCTCGCCGGCAAGCGCCTCATGGTCGAGCCGCATGCCGACGAGGTCTTCGCCTACCTGCGCAAGGAAGGCATCAGCGAGCAGCTTCTCAAGATCCAGCCGCACAGCTTCGACCACCAGGACCTGATCGACGGCCGCACCGACGTGCTGACCGCCTACAGCACCGACGAGCCCTACTTCTTCGAGCAGAAGAAGTTCGCCTATCTCGAATTTTCCCCGCGCGCCGCCGGCATCGACTTCTACGGCGACAACCTGTTCACCTCCGCGGAGCTGCTCGCGCGACAGCCCGAGCGGGTGAAGGCCTTTCGCGACGCCAGCCTCCAGGGTTGGGCCTATGCCATGCAGCATCCGCAGGAAATCGCCGACCTCATCATTGCCCGCCACGGCAAGCGCAAGAGCCGCGAGCACCTGCTCTACGAGGCGCGTGAAATGCAGGGACTGCTGCGGACGGACCTCATCGAGATCGGCCACATGAATCCCGGCCGCTGGCGGCACATCGCCGACACCTATGCCGACCTCGGCATGCTGGAGCGGGATTTCCCGCTCGACGGCTTCCTCTACGATCCGGCGCCGCGCGCCGAGCGGCGCATGACGGCAGCCGCCGCCGCCAGCTACGGCGCCCTGCTGATCCTCACCGCCGTGCTGGCCGGCTTCATCGGACTGACGCGCAAGCTCAGGCGGGAAATCGCCGGACGCAAGCAGATCGAGGCCGAGCTGCGCGAAAGCGACAGGAAATTCCGCACCATTGCCGACACTACGCCGATCGCCCTGCTGATCACCCGCCCCGAGGACGGCAGGATCGTCTATGCCAACCGTGCTGCGGCCGATCTCGGCGGGCTGCCGCTCGACGAGTTGCTCGACAGCAACGTCATGCGCTTCTATCCCGACCCGTCCGCCCGCCAGCGCTTCATCGAGGAACTGCGCGCCACCGGTTCCGTCCGCAACCAGGTCATCGAGTTCCTGCGCAGCGACGGCACCCCGGTGCTGACCCAGCGCTCCGCCACGCTTGGCACGCTGAACGACCAGCCGGCCCTGTTCGTCGCCATCGCCGACCTGCGCGAGCGCAAGCGGCTGGAGGCGGCGCTGCTCGCGCGCAGCGCCGCCATCGAGGCCGCCGCCGAAGGCATCGCCATCAGCGATCCGGACGGGGTCATCGAGTACGTCAACCCCGCCCTGACGGCGATTGCCGGCTATGCCGCCGAGGAGCTGGTCGGCCAGCACACGCGCATCTTCAACAGCGGACGGCAGGACCGGCCCTTCTACGACGAACTGTGGGGCACCATCCGCGCCGGCCGTGTCTGGCGCGGCGAAATCATCAACCGGCGCAAGGACGGCAGCCTGTACACCGAACTGATGGCCATCGCGCCGGTCCGCAACGAGCATGGGGATACGGTCCACTTCGTCGCCGTCAAGCACGACATCTCCGAGCGCAAGCGCATGGAGACCGACCTGAAGCGCACCAATGCGACGCTGGAGCACCAGATCGAGGAAATCCACCGGCTGCAGGAAGAGTTGCGCGAGCGGGCGGTGCGCGACGGACTGACCAACCTCTTCAACCGTCGTTACCTCGACGAGACCCTCGAGCGCGAGCTGGCCCGCGCCAAGCGGGAAGGCTATCCCCTGTCGCTGGTCATGATCGACATCGACCATTTCAAGCGCCTGAACGACACCTACGGCCACCAGGCCGGCGACAAGGTGCTGCGCGAACTGGCGGCCCTGCTCTGGGGCGACATCCGGGCGGAAGACGTTCCCTGCCGCTACGGCGGCGAGGAATTCCTCGTCCTGCTGCCGCGCATGCCGCTGGATGTCGCGCTGGAGCGCGCCGAGGAGTGGCGCCGGACCTTCCAGGCCACCCGCGTGCCCTTCGGCGACTTCCAGCTCGAAACGACCATTTCCTGCGGGCTGTCGGCGTACCCGGAACACGCCCGCACGCCCGACGATCTGATACGCTGTTGCGACGACGCCCTTTACAAGGCCAAGCACCACGGCCGCAACCGCTGCGAGACATTCAGCCACCCCCACCATGCCCACAAGTAGGCGCGCATGCTGATCGACTTCTTCCACCACCTGAAGGCCAGCAAGCTGCCGGTCTCGACCAAGGAATTCCTCACCCTGCTGGAGGCCCTGCAGAAGCACGTCGCCGGCCACAGCATCGACGAGTTCTACTTCCTCTCGCGCGCCTGCCTGGTGAAGGACGAGTCGAACTACGACAAGTTCGACAAGGCCTTCGGCGAATACTTCAAGGGCGTCGAGCGCATCCCCGGCCTGGAGGCGGACATCCCGGAGGACTGGCTGCGCCTGATGGCGAAGAAGCACCTGACGCCGGAGGAAAAGGCGAAATTGCAGGCGCTCGGCTGGGACAAGCTGATGGAGGAATTCAAGAAACGCCTGCAGGAGCAGAAGAAGCGCCATGCCGGCGGCTCGAAGTGGATCGGCACCGGCGGCAGCAGCCCCTTCGGCGCCCACGGCTACCACCCCGAGGGCATCCGCGTCGGCGGCGAGTCCGCCGGCAACCGCACGGCGGTCAAGGTCTGGGAGAACCGCGAATACCGCAACCTCGACGACACCCTCGAGCTGGGCACGCGCAACATCAAGGTGGCGCTGCGCCGCCTGCGCCGCTTCGCCCGCGAGGGCGCCGAGGAGGAGCTCGACCTCGACGGCACCATCTCGTCGACCGCGCGCAATGCCGGCTGGCTCGACATCCTGATGCGCCCGGAGCGGCACAACAAGGTGAAGGTGCTGCTGTTCCTCGACATCGGCGGCTCGATGGACGACCACATCCGCGTCTGCGAGGAGCTGTTCTCGGCGGCCAAGACCGAGTTCAAGCACCTCGAGTACTTCTATTTCCACAACTGCGTCTACGACCACGTCTGGCGCGACAACCGGCGCCGCCACTCCGAGCGTTTCCCGCTGTGGGACGTCATGCACAAGTACGGCCCCGACTACAAGCTGATCCTGGTCGGCGACGCCACCATGAGCCCCTACGAGATCATGCAGCCGGGCGGCTCGGTGGAATACATGAACGAGGAGTCCGGCGCCACCTGGATGCGGCGCCTGCTCGACACCTACCCGCACGCCGTCTGGCTCAATCCCGAGCCGGAGCACCTGTGGCCCTACCGCCACTCCATCACGATCCTGCACAGCCTGATGGGCAGCCGCATGTTCCCGCTGACCCTGGAAGGCCTGGAACGGGCCATGCGCCTGCTCAGCAAATAGTGGAAAATAGCGGACTTCACCGGAGAACCCCACAATGAACGAACAGGAAATCGAACGTCTGGCCCGCCGCGAATCGCTGCTCAAGCTGGTCGCCGCGGGCGCGCTGGGCGCCGGCGGCATCCTTGGCCTGGTGCGAGACGCCCTCTCGGCAGGATCGCTGCCGGCGACGCCGGGCTTCCGCCGGCTCAAGGGCCCGGTCGGCGTCGACAACACCCGCGCCTCGATCGGGCTGAACATCAAGATGGGACAGACCGTGATGACCGGGGAAGGCGGCGAGGCCGTCTACATCATCGGTCCCGACGCTTTCCTGCAACGCGAAAAGACCAAGATCACCTTCGAGGACAACGCCGGCGTCCAGGTCATGCGCATCATCACCGGCAAGGTCCTCAGCGTCTTCGGCAGGAGCCGCGACAAGGCCGCGGCGCGCAACCTGCAACTGGTGACGCCGACCGCCACCATCGGCATCCGCGGCACCGGCTGCTACATCGAGGCCGAAGAGTCCAGCACCTATTTCTGCCTCTGCTACGGCGAGGCCGAAGTGACGCCGAAGGCCGATCCGAAGCAGAAGGAAGCGATCAAGACCCAGCACCACGACCACCCGATCACCATCGGCGCCGCCGGCAGCAAGATGATGGCGCCGGCCGCGGTGATCAACCACACCGACGCCGAGCTGATCCTGCTGGAAAACGCGGTCGGCCGCTGGCCGCCGTTCTACGGCCAGGGCGGCAAGAGCTACTGAGAGATCACTCGTTCTGCGACGGCGGCGCCACCTGGAGGACTTCCTCGAGGGTGGTGAGGCCGGCGGCGACCTTCATCGCGCCGGAGATGCGCAGGGGCTTCATGCCTTCGCGGTGGGCCTGTTCCCGCACCCTGGCCAGGTCCGTCGTCGGCGTGATCAGCTTGCGCAGTTCGGACGACATCAGCATGATCTCGTAGAGTCCGACGCGGCCCATGTAGCCGGTCATGCGGCAGTCGAGGCAGCCGACCGGGTGATAGACCTGCTGCGGCCGGGCGGCCTTCCAGGGCGCGACCATAGCCTGCCAGATATCCTCCTCCTCCGGCGTCATCGGCGCCGCCTTCTTGCAGTGCGGGCAGAGCGTGCGCACCAGGCGCTGCGCCATCACGCCCAGCAGCGTGGCATTCAGCAGATAGGCCGGCGTGCCCAGGTCGAGCAGCCGCGTCACCGCCGTCGGCGCGTCGTTGGTGTGCAGGGTGGACAGCACCAGGTGG
The window above is part of the Denitratisoma sp. genome. Proteins encoded here:
- a CDS encoding electron transport complex subunit E; this encodes MSTFRDIAHNGIWKQNTSLVQLLGLCPLLAVSTSFVNGVSLGLATILVMALASGVVASVRSFIPHEIRIPVFILIIAALVTMVDLAMNAWLHELYLVLGIFIPLIVVNCIVLARVEAFAAKNTPLVAAWDGAMMGVGMVVAIAVLGGLREIIGTGLLFTGIEMVIPGTRALQLLPADYPGFLVAILPPGAFLVLGFMVAGRNWLDARAEQRARLAAPAQAAA
- the rsxG gene encoding electron transport complex subunit RsxG, which gives rise to MTERNAARASLRTAAILTVFTAVFTTLMAATYKATKPAIDASAEAEKMKLVGEVLPAALYDNALLADWVDVAPRAGLGLAAQDDPVRLFRARKAGAPAALVFEAVAPDGYGGRIRLLVAVGADDRVIGVRVVSHKETPGLGDYIDPKKDRNKASPWIRQFDARGFGEVAAADWKVSKDGGRFDARTGATISARAVTNAVRRALQFAAGHRDSLYALPAQSKLEEEGKP
- a CDS encoding HDOD domain-containing protein, which codes for MEHADFFDADLTDEAAVETLKEISVPPCPEIIAELLEEARREDIDFIRISRLITGDVALAAAVLKSANSPFFALRRKVQSVQQAVAVLGLRNLLKIVYGVVLRQSLGGPGAPPLERFWERSNYNAVVSAYLAGRLPGVSTDDAYTFGLFHDAGIAILTQKFPDYIQTMMRANASTLPVTAIEDEHHPTNHVVVGALLARSWYLPEQVVWAIRYHHEPSIFTTPRKHATPDVCLLVAIRLVSEHIVARFLNYPDDAEWENNKEAALGHLGWFEDDIDDLARGLAVDLREIQAYRST
- the nth gene encoding endonuclease III; this translates as MSPKKIRTIFERFAQANPAPTTELEYKTPYQLLVAVILSAQATDKSVNLATRELFKAAGTPQKMARLGEAGLTPYISRIGLYKSKAKNVAAMSQILLDRYGGEVPHDRAALEALPGVGRKTANVVLNTLFGEPAIAVDTHVFRLSNRSRLAPGKDVREVEEKLLKAVPAEFRHNAHHWLILHGRYVCKALKPDCPHCLINDLCEWPEKTAG
- a CDS encoding RnfABCDGE type electron transport complex subunit D: MNGTSPHLHLPISVRLIMFKVLAALVPGIAVYVWFFGAAILVQIALASAAALAGEAAMLRLRGKPVGLFLSDGSALVTAWLIALTFPPIAPWWLTVSATLFAIVVAKHLYGGLGQNPFNPAMVAFCVSIIAFPALMSKWPAVGFTDFSAQMAVVFQSQSAQDAVTMATPLDALRTQLHVPEARATVAGVLGSHASFGNIGGKGWEWIALAYLLGGLWLLQQRVITWHVPVAFLGVLALIAGGFSLANPDRYAGPVFHVVTGGAMLGAFFILTDPVSGATTPRGKLIFAAGVALLAWIIRTFGAYPDGMAFGVLLMNLCVPLIDMGTQPPVFGHKDEQKGGTP
- a CDS encoding DUF1841 family protein, yielding MFNPSRDQARRFFIEAWRKHRAKEVVSPLEDAAIRLVAQHPEYHGLLDDGEAALAREWTPESGEANPFLHLSLHLAIEEQLSIDQPPGLRAAFEALLARSGDRHAALHGVLECLGEAMWRAQKSQSPPDGEAYVECVRRKAGSLR
- the rsxC gene encoding electron transport complex subunit RsxC, translating into MLASLFKFRGGVKPASHKDESTRAPIVRAPLPARLVVPLRQSAGGTPLPLVKAGQKVLKGERIGAPEGSFSAAIHAPTSGTVLSIEHRMLPHPSGLSAPCVVIEPDGEERWIERVPANYAAESPDALRDLLRDSGIVGLGGATFPSHLKLKPGASGRIGNLIVNGAECEPWITCDDLLMRERAGDIVRGIAILRHIASAERVLIGIEDNKPQAIAAMRAATARSEGIEVVPVPTRYPAGGEKQLIRVLTGIEIPYGRIGPEFGVQCFNVGTAWSVHRAVELGEPLVSRIVTLTGNVERPGNFEVLIGTPIDDLLALVGPKGDTDRYVMGGPMMGFTLPRTDLPVTKAANCILAASPALFPPPGQEMPCIRCGACTRACPAELQPHELYWFSRAKNFGKAQEYHIFDCIECGCCAYVCPSNIRLVDYYRFAKTSMRALEREKNASDAARLRFEFRNFRTEREQKEKAERLAAKTAAARQAIAGGEKPAAAAPSPAAAEQTPALPHLDEAKKALIAAAVERARAQKEGVQPKNTDNLAPEKQAEIREIEARRAKVREIAKTPPEEPV
- a CDS encoding MoxR family ATPase, translated to MRFEGSTDYVATPDLMLAVNAAITLQRPLLVKGEPGTGKTMLAETVAEALGLPLLQWHIKSTTKAQQGLYEYDAVSRLRDSQLGGEHGSRVHDISNYIVKGVLWQAFSAETPTVILIDEIDKADIEFPNDLLRELDRMEFYVYETRELIKARNRPIVFITSNNEKELPDAFLRRCFFHYIKFPDKETMQSIIDVHFPGLKQALIREALEVFFELREIPGLKKKPSTSELLDWLKLLVAEDIPPEALRAKDQKAAIPPLHGALLKNEQDVHLFERLVYMARQNR
- a CDS encoding FIST C-terminal domain-containing protein; this encodes MIATALASADKADPELAADVVRAALARAGAGIARSVLLFLSTDFVHQAHAAVLAASRAAHCLQVTGCTAPGVLTEEDWVLDRPAACAMVFGGDCGLAAHPEAGAPLLSLATPATAVRGWLSNGGERYGLLSTDNSAHGAGRIWCHGKMAVDGRCETAIAGARAAIGVSRGMRILGEPRPVTCNGRDVLKAGEHPALNALLRELPLEMREMEKLPFHLLAAGIVKGRPEGAIEEGRFTLVPIIAASHDERSVTLTLPLDDGDRVFWAMRQGLAAESDMRRLAEDLSGKLGAAPDFGLLFSCLGRGPYFFGGEDRDLAVVRERFPGMPLIGAYGGGQIAPLIDGNEQVHNAAVLSLFAADV